A region from the Hydra vulgaris chromosome 08, alternate assembly HydraT2T_AEP genome encodes:
- the LOC136083548 gene encoding deoxyuridine 5'-triphosphate nucleotidohydrolase-like, which yields MEKEENKELKSLEITDIHEWSFYETKESACFDLRSLKDVILQPYQRVLISTGVYINEMDSNLAGQVYSKSGIAYKYGVVVFNFPGIIDADYKEEIKVLLMNHSEENYVIKRGDAIAQMGFVKMFKADKNVIEFNGCCYRGVKMSMIKDVERKGGFGSTGN from the coding sequence ATGGAAAAGGAAGAAAATAAAGAGTTGAAATCACTCGAAATTACAGATATTCATGAATGGtctttttatgaaacaaaagagAGTGCTTGTTTTGATCTGAGAAGCTTAAAGGATGTTATACTTCAACCATATCAACGTGTTTTAATAAGTACTGGAGTGTATATCAATGAAATGGATTCAAATTTAGCAGGACAGGTATATTCAAAATCAGGTATAGCTTACAAATATGGTGTAGTAGTGTTTAATTTTCCAGGAATAATAGACGCTGATTATAAAGAGGAAATTAAAGTCTTATTGATGAATCATTCTGAAGAAAATTATGTGATTAAACGTGGAGATGCTATTGCTCAAATGGGATTTGTGAAAATGTTTAAAGCTGACAAAAACGTAATAGAATTCAATGGGTGTTGTTATCGTGGAGTGAAAATGTCAATGATTAAAGACGTAGAGAGAAAGGGTGGTTTTGGTTCTActggaaattaa